In Fibrobacter sp. UWR3, a genomic segment contains:
- a CDS encoding FISUMP domain-containing protein — protein sequence MNRILKTALATLAATAALALTACEQANTCTYDESAGTLSCSEKTYRTTKIGGKVWMAENIDIYTPDSSICYGNDHANCEAMGRLYTWNAATTGLCPKGWALPTQQDFKEAFGNANAAALKEEASFGMKFAGFRYFDGKFADKGASASFWTSDSYDDSRAYLVRATDTSITYEHFNKNIFASVRCVKE from the coding sequence ATGAACCGGATTTTAAAGACAGCCCTCGCAACGCTCGCCGCCACGGCAGCCCTCGCCCTTACCGCCTGCGAACAGGCCAACACCTGCACCTACGACGAATCCGCGGGCACGCTCTCTTGCTCCGAAAAGACATACAGGACAACGAAAATCGGCGGAAAGGTCTGGATGGCCGAAAACATCGACATCTACACCCCCGATTCCAGCATCTGCTACGGGAACGACCATGCGAACTGCGAAGCCATGGGCCGCCTCTACACATGGAACGCCGCCACCACGGGCCTGTGCCCCAAGGGCTGGGCGCTCCCCACGCAGCAGGATTTCAAGGAGGCCTTCGGGAACGCTAACGCGGCCGCCCTCAAGGAAGAGGCCTCCTTCGGCATGAAATTCGCAGGCTTCCGCTATTTCGACGGCAAGTTCGCCGACAAGGGCGCCAGCGCAAGCTTCTGGACCAGCGACAGCTACGACGATTCCAGGGCCTACCTCGTCCGCGCCACGGACACAAGCATCACCTACGAGCACTTCAACAAGAACATCTTCGCCTCGGTCCGCTGCGTAAAAGAGTAA
- a CDS encoding LysR family transcriptional regulator has product MELTHLRYFLEVARTEHITQSARNLCIVQPALTMAIHKLEEEIGVPLFKSSGRNIKLTEYGAHFLSRVQPLYEEIERLPQELRSMASDDSVKIRLNVLAASSLITSAVIAYKRLHPEINFDLTQNESSSLYDVGVFTYADAGKVKPDDDEVARFDEEIFLAVPNMEQYRKVDRISLRQMEGEKFIGLAGTKQLRSICNEFCRGLGVRTDISFESDNTSAIKDAVAAGIGVCFWPEFTWGRVERRKIRLLRIVDAPFRRDLLVTLRRNKADNRNTENFYRFLVVYLRKHFRRHR; this is encoded by the coding sequence ATGGAATTGACCCACCTCAGGTACTTTTTGGAGGTCGCACGCACCGAACACATAACGCAGAGCGCACGCAACCTGTGCATTGTCCAGCCCGCGCTGACGATGGCGATACACAAGCTGGAAGAAGAAATCGGGGTGCCGCTTTTCAAGTCGAGCGGGCGCAACATCAAGCTGACGGAATACGGGGCGCATTTCCTTTCGCGGGTGCAGCCTCTGTACGAGGAAATCGAGAGACTCCCGCAGGAACTGCGCAGCATGGCGAGCGACGATTCGGTAAAGATTCGCCTGAACGTGTTGGCGGCATCTTCGCTGATAACTTCTGCGGTGATTGCCTACAAGCGTCTGCACCCCGAAATAAACTTCGACCTGACGCAGAACGAGTCGTCGAGCCTGTACGACGTGGGCGTGTTCACGTATGCCGATGCGGGCAAGGTCAAGCCGGACGACGACGAGGTTGCCCGCTTTGACGAGGAAATATTCCTTGCCGTGCCGAACATGGAACAGTACAGGAAAGTGGACCGCATATCGCTCCGCCAGATGGAAGGCGAGAAGTTCATCGGGCTTGCGGGTACCAAGCAGCTACGCAGCATCTGCAACGAGTTCTGCAGGGGGCTCGGGGTGCGCACCGACATTTCGTTCGAGAGCGACAATACATCGGCCATCAAGGATGCGGTTGCCGCGGGAATCGGCGTGTGCTTCTGGCCCGAATTCACGTGGGGCCGTGTCGAGAGGCGCAAGATTCGCCTGCTCAGGATTGTGGATGCCCCGTTTAGGCGCGACCTGCTGGTGACGCTGCGCAGGAACAAGGCGGACAACCGCAATACGGAAAATTTCTACAGGTTCCTTGTGGTGTACCTGCGCAAGCACTTCCGCAGACACCGGTAG
- a CDS encoding ATP-dependent RecD-like DNA helicase, with protein sequence MDTKMIDTFFGTLKDMRGIAELDKHLLHALFRMQPDISESTQKFLCLCFSLWDDGNTRVPLDAGEFSKRWTRKWNGLLLLKETAGNAATSTDGIDDFEQIINTGVKDILHNCASKFTSIISTLETSEVSEGAISTPLILTRVAGELPYLYLDRLFRAKILIEKYAGTLFKDGSDKLPSEADIESIQKKIAGIATYKKGGQVFPLELNAEQAQAVIRGQRENLIITGGPGTGKTTVVLYILWSILTQGDLKTPNDETCSYSIYLAAPSGKAADRMQESLQNGLKGIRDEFKYEAGSGNTAEKKESRVYKKLKDLEGSTIHRLLKYSRSNNGFSYNAKEQFSEKSIFVIDEASMIDINLFASLLQAIPEGAKIFILGDPYQLPSVDAGAVLGEILKPKSKKDFTVRLTRSNRFTDDSVIGNLAKEIKACAENGTAMTAPAFAPHPALDSTVAPDAPAKNSGTEVPVQSENLPKDAVFYYSLPAGTQTKKQETETLEKILHSWMGDFYKLPQMALEIDPENPNQSKCEEIWELSLKKRILSAERRGIFGVEQINKSAGKLIRDYGAKKFSDRYFPGELLMITQNQAMYKLYNGDTGIVVYKDSTPYIMLRKASENETGFVFYPLSWFPTEAIEPAFAITIHKSQGSEYDHVTMFLPKQEGHPLLNNQILYTGITRAKKTVTIIATPETFKAACETVIERDTGIEL encoded by the coding sequence ATGGATACGAAGATGATAGATACGTTCTTTGGCACGCTCAAGGATATGCGCGGCATCGCCGAACTCGACAAGCACCTCCTTCACGCACTGTTCCGGATGCAGCCCGACATCAGTGAATCCACACAGAAATTCCTGTGCCTCTGCTTTTCGCTCTGGGACGACGGCAACACACGTGTGCCGCTAGATGCAGGCGAATTTTCAAAACGCTGGACGCGCAAGTGGAACGGACTGCTCCTCCTGAAGGAAACTGCCGGCAACGCGGCCACTTCCACAGACGGAATTGACGATTTTGAACAAATTATCAACACGGGTGTAAAAGACATACTCCACAACTGCGCCAGCAAATTTACAAGCATCATTTCTACTCTCGAGACAAGCGAAGTCAGCGAAGGCGCCATATCCACCCCGCTCATCCTGACACGCGTCGCGGGCGAACTTCCCTACCTGTACCTCGACAGGCTTTTCCGGGCAAAAATCCTCATCGAGAAATACGCCGGCACGCTCTTCAAGGACGGCAGCGACAAATTGCCGAGCGAGGCGGATATCGAAAGCATCCAGAAAAAGATTGCAGGCATCGCCACGTACAAGAAGGGCGGGCAAGTTTTCCCGCTCGAACTGAATGCGGAACAGGCGCAAGCCGTAATCCGCGGGCAGCGCGAAAACCTCATCATCACGGGCGGGCCCGGCACCGGCAAGACAACTGTCGTGCTTTACATCCTGTGGAGCATCCTGACCCAGGGCGACCTGAAGACGCCCAACGACGAAACATGCAGTTATTCCATCTACCTCGCGGCACCCAGCGGCAAGGCGGCCGACCGCATGCAAGAAAGCCTGCAGAACGGGCTCAAGGGCATAAGGGATGAATTCAAGTACGAGGCCGGTTCGGGCAACACCGCCGAGAAGAAGGAATCAAGAGTCTACAAGAAGCTCAAGGATCTTGAAGGTTCCACCATCCATCGCCTGCTCAAGTATTCCAGGAGCAACAACGGATTCTCGTACAACGCGAAGGAACAGTTCTCCGAAAAATCCATCTTCGTGATTGACGAAGCGAGCATGATTGACATCAACCTGTTCGCATCGCTCCTGCAGGCAATACCCGAAGGGGCGAAGATATTCATTCTCGGTGACCCGTACCAGTTGCCTTCCGTAGACGCGGGCGCCGTGCTGGGCGAAATTCTCAAGCCCAAGTCAAAGAAGGATTTTACCGTCAGGCTCACAAGGTCGAACCGCTTTACCGACGATTCCGTCATCGGGAACCTCGCAAAAGAAATCAAGGCATGCGCCGAAAATGGCACCGCCATGACCGCACCCGCCTTTGCCCCGCATCCGGCGCTTGATAGCACCGTAGCGCCGGACGCTCCCGCGAAAAACTCCGGCACGGAAGTTCCCGTGCAAAGCGAGAACCTCCCGAAGGACGCGGTATTCTACTACTCGCTCCCCGCAGGTACGCAAACCAAGAAGCAAGAAACCGAAACGCTCGAAAAGATTCTGCATTCCTGGATGGGCGATTTCTATAAACTTCCGCAGATGGCGCTCGAAATCGACCCGGAAAATCCAAACCAGAGCAAGTGCGAGGAAATCTGGGAACTCTCGCTTAAAAAGAGAATCCTCTCGGCGGAACGTCGCGGAATTTTCGGCGTAGAGCAAATCAACAAGTCCGCGGGCAAGCTCATCCGGGATTACGGCGCCAAGAAATTCTCCGACCGCTATTTCCCGGGAGAGCTCCTGATGATAACCCAGAACCAGGCGATGTACAAGCTGTACAACGGCGACACGGGCATCGTGGTGTACAAGGATTCCACGCCGTACATCATGCTCAGGAAGGCGAGCGAGAACGAAACGGGTTTTGTATTCTATCCGCTTTCATGGTTCCCGACCGAAGCCATCGAGCCCGCCTTCGCGATTACTATCCACAAGTCGCAAGGCTCCGAGTACGATCACGTGACGATGTTCCTCCCCAAGCAGGAAGGCCACCCGCTCCTGAACAACCAGATTCTCTACACGGGCATCACGCGCGCAAAGAAGACCGTGACCATCATCGCGACTCCCGAAACGTTCAAGGCCGCCTGCGAGACGGTCATCGAGCGCGACACGGGAATTGAGTTGTAG
- a CDS encoding UvrD-helicase domain-containing protein — protein sequence MSEEINEFKINKFTPSKSIYIEASAGTGKTYTIQLIVARMLTEGTPLKKILIVTYTEKAAGELKDRIRKKIDEVLQKGRIDKSEPELSPEQMANFRKAYQDVDNAAIFTIHSFCQKALKEYAYDAGRPFDMAMVDDSAVEDMVDQYIRDKWSKDDEFIALLREAESASSLIENLKSYFIKAVDMYKGVDASGKEVVTIDEVEMPKLGEKALSLEELQKIAQAKKFEELVSTLHLEGHLEIFEANTDKFFTKKNTGPIPEFLSSLKKWKKGTPLYDGSFKDGKCPQEDWPKNMYASFCYLKELKGFLSDIDKKVEKVKLHKFLIAHTPQLFDAWQAYKAENKLQSFNDMILSVHKAVMEPGSALKERLSAQYTYAIIDEFQDTNQLQWDIFSNVFQNFVVGDPKQSIYSFQGADVNVYKKATGEIGKKIDLVHNFRSTDGIINGCNALFSGNYFAPAEGMPELVKFTDSYPPEGENAGQKKKAPEIDGNEVRSIWLSEKDISADSFAATAVAHIIDWCSFREDGKTTRLQVFDKDYGKPGHDSVLKNVTFKDFAILAKSRSEMENIESIMRSVGVPYTQYKETNLFRSRECAEWISLFRAINAPDFSSWNRQLLSEVLITDFFKDVVAERERATRGSEQSSGLEELHYAESKEFDDPNNPERLQIASWRTLALKRRYAEMLERIYDDTQIEYRLMDVSRLQSMARLRQIGNYAIDYLYNHRCSLDDLIRHLQGLARYEESADDENGDLVEKGSDFNAVQVMTIHASKGLEFPVVISVAGFKQLPNSKPPYITHGKDDSLHLGFGDTAKECRQREEMEEWKRLFYVDFTRASSLLLIPRYDVWYKSGGEKSGHFKHVHFLMDALENFAENSKGLYDSLLKKDQWVTAQEGIAEKANLVKDILARTNEANSNTVDLDKAITEQKVEIASLQGKVASASIMQYSYSSLSGRAETPIAEADDSRTEKEGESTAEEIPVPGMENYPRGTKVGDALHNILERMRFKAFGERFKSLEDALGHNSNIETSELENVIEEEFKAQSLPIAAHKKEWTEITARLVWNTLHASLPVIEGAEIHRDATFRLVELPLNDHKPEVQFGMNAYAGNPEDSGTDAPPAETEALTILHRVCKGFIDLLFVREVNKQKRYSILDWKSDSLENYSDAEIKKKVDEDYSVQRVLYSYCLIQWLKQFYGKRADGSGKGLDEQQIFEQHFGGIYYAFLRGTDGATSKGIYAHTWKDYASLEKAYGEVKKLMSKKKKDEGEN from the coding sequence ATGTCCGAAGAAATCAATGAATTCAAGATAAACAAGTTCACTCCTTCCAAGAGCATCTACATCGAGGCTTCCGCAGGCACCGGCAAGACATACACTATCCAGCTGATAGTCGCGCGCATGCTTACCGAGGGCACTCCGCTCAAGAAAATCCTGATCGTGACCTACACCGAAAAGGCGGCGGGCGAACTGAAGGACCGTATCCGCAAGAAAATCGACGAGGTCCTGCAGAAGGGCAGAATCGACAAGAGCGAGCCCGAACTTTCGCCCGAACAGATGGCGAATTTCCGCAAGGCCTATCAGGACGTGGACAACGCGGCGATATTCACCATCCATTCCTTCTGCCAGAAGGCGCTCAAGGAGTACGCCTACGATGCGGGCAGACCGTTCGACATGGCGATGGTCGACGATTCCGCCGTCGAGGACATGGTAGACCAGTACATTCGCGACAAGTGGAGCAAGGATGACGAATTCATCGCCCTGCTGAGAGAAGCAGAAAGCGCTTCCAGCCTTATCGAGAACCTGAAAAGCTATTTCATCAAGGCTGTCGATATGTACAAGGGAGTCGACGCAAGCGGCAAGGAAGTCGTCACGATTGACGAAGTCGAAATGCCCAAGCTGGGCGAAAAAGCGCTGTCGCTGGAAGAACTGCAAAAGATTGCGCAGGCGAAGAAATTTGAAGAACTCGTGTCTACCCTTCATCTGGAAGGCCATCTTGAAATTTTTGAAGCAAATACGGACAAATTCTTCACAAAGAAAAACACAGGGCCGATTCCTGAATTTCTCAGCAGTCTAAAGAAATGGAAAAAGGGCACTCCGTTATACGATGGTTCGTTCAAAGATGGAAAATGCCCGCAAGAAGACTGGCCCAAGAATATGTATGCGTCTTTTTGCTACCTAAAGGAACTCAAGGGATTCCTTTCCGACATCGACAAGAAGGTTGAAAAGGTCAAGCTCCACAAGTTCCTTATCGCCCACACGCCGCAACTTTTCGACGCATGGCAGGCATACAAGGCCGAAAACAAGTTGCAGTCGTTCAACGACATGATTCTTTCGGTCCACAAGGCCGTCATGGAGCCCGGCAGTGCGCTCAAGGAACGCCTCAGCGCGCAGTACACCTACGCCATCATCGACGAATTCCAGGACACGAACCAGCTGCAGTGGGATATCTTCAGCAATGTGTTCCAGAACTTCGTGGTAGGCGACCCCAAGCAATCCATCTACAGTTTCCAGGGCGCCGACGTGAACGTGTACAAGAAGGCGACAGGCGAAATCGGCAAGAAAATTGACCTCGTGCACAACTTCCGCTCCACGGACGGGATTATCAACGGCTGCAACGCGCTATTTTCCGGCAATTATTTCGCACCCGCAGAAGGGATGCCCGAACTCGTGAAGTTTACGGATTCATACCCTCCCGAAGGCGAGAACGCAGGCCAGAAGAAGAAGGCGCCCGAAATCGACGGCAACGAAGTCCGCTCCATCTGGCTCAGCGAGAAGGACATCTCGGCAGACAGCTTCGCCGCAACGGCAGTCGCGCATATTATCGACTGGTGTTCCTTCCGCGAAGACGGCAAGACGACGCGCCTCCAGGTGTTCGACAAGGATTACGGCAAGCCCGGTCACGATTCGGTACTCAAGAACGTGACGTTCAAGGATTTCGCCATTCTCGCAAAATCCCGCAGCGAGATGGAAAACATCGAAAGCATCATGCGGAGCGTGGGCGTCCCCTACACGCAATACAAGGAGACGAACCTGTTCCGCAGCAGGGAATGCGCCGAATGGATTTCGCTCTTCCGTGCGATAAACGCCCCCGATTTTTCTTCATGGAACAGGCAGCTGCTCAGCGAAGTGCTCATTACCGACTTCTTCAAGGATGTCGTCGCCGAAAGGGAACGCGCCACCCGCGGCTCGGAACAGTCCAGCGGCCTCGAGGAACTGCACTACGCCGAAAGCAAGGAATTTGACGACCCGAACAACCCGGAACGCCTGCAGATTGCCTCCTGGAGGACCCTCGCGCTGAAACGCCGTTACGCCGAAATGCTGGAACGCATCTACGACGACACGCAAATAGAATACCGCCTGATGGATGTTTCCCGGTTGCAGAGCATGGCCCGCCTGCGCCAAATCGGCAACTACGCCATCGACTATCTGTACAATCACAGGTGCTCGCTCGACGACCTTATCCGCCACCTGCAGGGGCTCGCCCGCTACGAGGAATCTGCCGACGACGAGAACGGCGACCTGGTCGAAAAGGGCAGCGACTTCAACGCCGTGCAGGTAATGACCATCCACGCGTCCAAGGGGCTCGAATTCCCGGTAGTCATTTCGGTCGCGGGCTTCAAGCAGTTGCCTAATTCCAAGCCGCCCTACATCACCCACGGCAAAGACGACTCGCTGCACCTCGGCTTTGGCGACACGGCGAAGGAATGCCGCCAGCGCGAAGAGATGGAAGAATGGAAACGCCTGTTCTACGTGGACTTCACACGCGCATCTTCGCTGTTGCTTATCCCGCGTTACGACGTGTGGTACAAATCCGGTGGTGAAAAAAGCGGACACTTCAAGCATGTCCACTTCCTGATGGACGCCCTCGAGAACTTCGCCGAAAACAGCAAGGGCCTTTACGACAGCCTGCTGAAAAAAGACCAGTGGGTCACCGCACAGGAAGGCATCGCCGAAAAGGCGAACCTCGTCAAGGACATTCTCGCCAGGACAAACGAGGCAAACAGTAATACGGTCGACCTCGACAAGGCCATCACGGAACAGAAGGTGGAAATCGCATCCCTGCAGGGGAAGGTCGCAAGCGCAAGCATAATGCAGTATTCATACTCCTCGCTTTCCGGCCGAGCCGAGACGCCCATTGCCGAAGCCGACGACAGCCGTACCGAAAAGGAAGGCGAATCTACGGCAGAAGAAATTCCCGTACCGGGTATGGAAAACTACCCGCGCGGGACAAAGGTGGGCGACGCGCTCCACAACATTCTCGAACGTATGCGCTTCAAGGCATTCGGGGAAAGGTTCAAGTCCCTCGAAGATGCGCTCGGGCACAACTCGAATATCGAAACATCAGAACTCGAGAACGTCATCGAGGAAGAATTCAAGGCGCAGTCGCTCCCGATTGCCGCCCACAAGAAGGAATGGACCGAAATCACCGCGCGCCTCGTGTGGAACACGCTGCACGCAAGCCTCCCCGTAATCGAGGGTGCAGAAATCCACCGCGACGCAACCTTCAGGCTGGTAGAACTCCCCCTAAACGACCACAAGCCCGAAGTGCAGTTCGGCATGAACGCCTATGCCGGGAACCCGGAGGATAGCGGCACGGACGCGCCCCCTGCAGAAACCGAGGCGCTTACGATTCTGCACCGCGTGTGCAAGGGTTTCATCGATCTGCTTTTCGTGCGCGAAGTCAACAAGCAAAAACGTTACTCCATCCTTGACTGGAAATCGGACTCGCTCGAAAACTACAGCGACGCGGAAATCAAGAAAAAGGTGGACGAGGACTATTCCGTCCAGCGGGTGCTCTACAGTTACTGCCTTATCCAGTGGCTCAAGCAGTTCTACGGCAAGCGCGCCGACGGATCGGGCAAAGGCCTCGACGAACAGCAGATTTTCGAGCAGCACTTCGGCGGCATTTACTACGCATTCCTCCGCGGTACGGACGGTGCCACGAGCAAGGGAATCTATGCGCACACCTGGAAGGATTACGCATCCCTTGAAAAGGCATACGGAGAAGTCAAGAAGCTGATGAGCAAGAAAAAGAAGGACGAGGGAGAAAACTAA